A window of Microcystis aeruginosa FD4 contains these coding sequences:
- a CDS encoding Calx-beta domain-containing protein: protein MTSSLLPILPAVDDILFNFAQSDDFWANLAIAFGTSYDVVKATELRNQWQSRNFSQLPPIEVLSGEVLGTAKGAYAVSTNKIYLSESFLNVASSESLVKVILEEIGHYVDAQVNRVDTVGDEGELFSHLVRGVNLTEAELTYIQTEDDRSVINLGGQFIGVEQAAPITLIVNTTIDENDGSATIGTGLSLRDAVTIANTSPNTPYIIKLKSGTTYELTYVNNTTTGDRSLGTKGTITIEADGTALASIVNNASPIPRQNDNNRIIINSNASQLGVTLNNLYISNKAGRGIYNSGTLTLTNNTITGNTANYYGGGIFNAGSATLTNNTITGNKAVYGGGISNEGTLTINNNTITGNTANYDGGGIRNAGSATLTNNTISGNTANVGGGIDNEYGGTLTLTNNTISGNSGGGISQGTGTLTLTNNIISGNTGDYVWGGGISNANGTLTLTNNIITGNSAGLGGGIYNHYTGTWSSNSIISGNTANRVWYGNPDEHPTTDKYSWTIGGKLIANPIHPTYPNIFDAGTFTALPPTPNPPPKPTISVSNAWVDIPAGTNQTKVLTFEVKLSSTYDKPITVDYYTLDGSANSIDSTQLKDFNNVVKQTLSFFPGETSKQIEITVLGSAPPTDQTFEILAKDTAYRDWTDTDKGKEVDKKYDYSDLGYEGYRINKVFKDSTTGFDAFGLTSDEKFFLVLANPLNANEFTSNSNNLLQDIANTSGGNNTAAYTAGQNLINQLTSANQSYTFTNGTIYDLAKPPVLAIQGTQSLQDLLSDATTQGIGYDQFTNNKAAVNQWLSEVTNPVSGLTLKPNITGHSLGGALSQWVGGSYTGQLGKIVTFNSPGISQQPGINLNATNNLGVTHYITSADLISMAGSKYLSGVWNLEKYSQLRSAITLKKHSVPVLNQTITRTNLSKPTDLIRKVANGNTTDLSDYWFTYLPDADYSVLQLAVAKTLNPLLAAALGFRGTTENARKTAGTFKDAFDNIISTLETLSTIVQTSLQKAYDAMQSWLPDAYDAIIRVSRKTLEFIFGTGNTSSSNLALQSLSQTSNATAQSTEINNFWDAAAYWVDDAWQATTKWSGDAWKSIDEWTPQTWQATTTWTAADWNRPFFTISNPTIAENNSGTNNLVFKVTLSTTSTQTITVNYATANNTATAGSDYIAKTGTLTFTPGQISQDIIISVNGDTAIEPNETFLINLSNPSNALITDNEGLGTITNDDVSVTPIEAFGNTKLVQDTTNKLYTQIGNNNPIAINISGTQITTNIYPGWQTLAAETVNGVNQVLWKYNDGNYLHLWSLDSNWNWQSSTGWWGLNSSEAFTQETNFQQDFNGDGIIGQPYTTIETFGNTKLVQDTTNKLYAQIGNNNPTAINISGTQITTNTYSGWQTLAAETVNGVNQVLWKYNDGNYLHLWSLDSNWNWQSSTGWWGLNSSEAFTQETNFQQDFNSDGVIGQPFTPIETFGNTKLVKDATNKLYTQIGNNNPIAIKIGATQITTNIYPGWQTLAAETVNGVNQVLWKYNDGNYLHLWTLDSNWNWQSSTGWWGLNSSEAFTQETNFQQDFNGDNQIGNPLPNIASSLAVSANVPEPIIGSSNDDILTGTLDNDILIGGLGKDTITGGAGSDQFTFNNRNEGIDTITDFLSSQGDKIALSAAGFGGGLAAGVAITAAQFVLGTTALNASNRLIYNTITGGLFFDGDGTDTLAAIQIATLSSKPSISASDIFVLV from the coding sequence ATGACTTCTTCTCTTTTGCCGATTCTTCCTGCTGTTGACGATATTTTGTTTAATTTCGCTCAATCTGATGATTTTTGGGCTAATTTGGCAATCGCTTTTGGCACAAGTTATGATGTGGTTAAGGCAACAGAATTACGAAATCAGTGGCAAAGTCGCAATTTCAGTCAACTTCCCCCAATTGAGGTACTCAGTGGCGAAGTTTTAGGGACAGCGAAGGGTGCTTATGCGGTTAGCACTAATAAAATTTATCTATCAGAGTCTTTTTTGAATGTTGCTTCCTCAGAATCGCTAGTTAAGGTGATTTTAGAAGAAATTGGGCATTATGTGGATGCTCAAGTTAATAGGGTAGATACGGTGGGGGATGAGGGAGAATTATTTTCTCATCTGGTGAGAGGGGTTAATTTAACTGAGGCTGAGTTAACTTATATTCAAACAGAAGATGATCGTTCTGTTATTAATTTAGGGGGACAATTTATAGGGGTTGAACAAGCAGCACCAATTACTTTAATCGTCAATACTACTATAGATGAGAATGATGGAAGTGCCACTATTGGCACTGGTTTATCCTTGCGGGATGCTGTTACAATTGCTAACACAAGTCCTAATACTCCCTATATTATTAAGCTGAAATCAGGAACGACTTATGAATTGACTTATGTTAATAATACGACAACAGGCGATCGCAGTTTGGGGACGAAAGGTACGATTACCATTGAAGCTGATGGAACAGCACTAGCTTCTATTGTTAATAATGCTAGTCCTATCCCTAGGCAAAATGATAATAATAGAATTATAATTAACTCTAACGCTAGTCAACTTGGAGTTACATTAAATAATCTCTATATCAGCAATAAAGCAGGAAGAGGGATTTACAACTCTGGAACATTAACATTAACCAACAATACAATAACTGGTAATACGGCTAATTATTATGGAGGGGGAATTTTTAACGCTGGAAGTGCAACATTAACCAACAATACAATAACTGGTAATAAGGCTGTTTATGGAGGGGGAATTTCCAACGAGGGAACATTAACAATAAACAACAATACAATAACTGGTAATACGGCTAATTATGATGGAGGGGGAATTCGCAACGCTGGAAGTGCAACATTAACCAACAATACAATATCTGGTAATACGGCTAATGTAGGAGGGGGGATTGACAACGAATATGGTGGAACATTAACATTAACCAACAATACAATATCTGGTAATTCTGGAGGGGGAATTTCCCAGGGCACTGGAACATTAACATTAACCAACAATATAATATCTGGTAATACTGGTGATTATGTATGGGGAGGGGGGATTAGTAATGCTAATGGAACATTAACATTAACGAATAACATTATTACTGGCAATAGTGCCGGCTTAGGTGGTGGTATTTACAATCATTATACGGGTACATGGAGTTCAAATAGTATTATTAGTGGAAATACGGCGAACCGAGTTTGGTATGGAAACCCAGATGAACATCCAACTACAGACAAATACAGCTGGACAATTGGTGGTAAATTGATAGCAAATCCAATACATCCAACATATCCAAATATATTTGATGCTGGCACTTTTACCGCACTCCCACCCACTCCTAATCCTCCACCTAAACCAACGATATCAGTCAGTAATGCGTGGGTCGATATTCCCGCAGGGACTAATCAAACAAAAGTTCTTACATTCGAGGTTAAACTGTCCTCAACCTATGATAAACCCATAACCGTTGATTACTATACCCTTGATGGAAGTGCCAATTCAATAGACTCTACCCAATTAAAAGATTTTAACAATGTTGTCAAACAAACCCTCTCCTTTTTCCCAGGAGAAACCAGCAAACAAATAGAAATTACCGTTTTAGGAAGTGCGCCTCCTACCGACCAAACCTTTGAGATTTTGGCCAAAGATACCGCTTATCGTGATTGGACAGATACGGACAAAGGTAAAGAAGTAGATAAGAAATATGACTATAGTGACCTGGGTTACGAAGGCTATCGTATCAATAAAGTCTTCAAAGATTCTACCACAGGATTTGATGCTTTTGGTTTAACTTCTGATGAAAAGTTCTTTCTGGTTTTAGCCAATCCCCTTAATGCTAATGAATTTACATCCAATAGCAATAACTTACTGCAAGATATTGCCAACACTTCAGGCGGTAACAATACCGCCGCCTATACTGCTGGACAGAATCTAATCAACCAACTCACCAGCGCCAATCAATCCTATACCTTCACTAATGGCACAATTTATGACCTTGCTAAACCTCCTGTTTTAGCGATTCAGGGTACTCAAAGCCTCCAAGATCTATTAAGTGATGCAACCACCCAAGGAATTGGCTATGATCAATTTACTAACAATAAAGCCGCAGTCAATCAATGGCTTTCAGAAGTAACTAATCCTGTAAGCGGCTTGACTCTAAAACCTAATATTACAGGACATAGTTTAGGCGGTGCATTAAGTCAGTGGGTAGGAGGTAGTTATACAGGACAACTCGGAAAGATTGTTACTTTCAATAGTCCGGGTATTTCTCAACAACCCGGCATCAATTTAAATGCTACTAATAACTTAGGTGTAACCCATTACATAACTTCGGCTGATTTAATTAGCATGGCAGGTTCAAAATATCTGAGTGGAGTCTGGAACTTAGAAAAATATTCACAACTAAGATCTGCAATTACTCTTAAAAAACATTCAGTTCCCGTTTTAAATCAAACTATTACAAGAACTAATTTGTCAAAGCCGACAGATTTAATTCGGAAAGTTGCCAACGGAAATACCACTGATTTAAGTGATTACTGGTTTACATATTTGCCTGATGCTGATTATTCAGTCCTTCAACTTGCCGTCGCAAAAACACTCAATCCGCTTCTAGCGGCTGCTTTGGGATTTCGAGGAACAACCGAAAATGCGAGAAAGACCGCCGGAACCTTCAAAGACGCTTTCGATAATATTATCTCAACTTTAGAAACATTATCTACTATAGTACAAACATCATTACAAAAAGCCTATGATGCGATGCAATCATGGTTACCAGATGCGTATGATGCTATTATTCGAGTATCGAGGAAGACCTTAGAATTCATTTTTGGAACAGGAAATACTTCCTCTTCCAATCTAGCACTTCAGTCATTGAGTCAAACATCAAATGCAACTGCACAATCAACCGAAATCAACAATTTTTGGGATGCAGCTGCCTATTGGGTAGATGACGCTTGGCAAGCTACAACTAAATGGTCAGGAGATGCTTGGAAAAGTATTGATGAATGGACACCCCAAACTTGGCAAGCAACAACAACCTGGACAGCAGCCGATTGGAATAGACCATTCTTTACTATCTCAAATCCGACAATTGCAGAAAACAATTCAGGAACAAACAATCTGGTATTTAAAGTTACATTGTCAACCACAAGTACCCAAACAATTACCGTAAATTATGCCACTGCTAATAACACAGCAACAGCAGGAAGCGACTATATAGCTAAAACAGGGACTCTCACCTTTACCCCGGGACAAATCAGCCAAGATATTATTATTTCCGTCAATGGTGATACTGCAATTGAACCGAATGAGACTTTCTTGATTAACCTTTCTAATCCTAGCAATGCGCTGATTACAGATAATGAAGGATTAGGAACAATTACCAATGATGATGTCAGTGTCACCCCAATCGAAGCTTTCGGTAACACAAAATTAGTCCAAGACACGACTAACAAACTTTACACCCAAATTGGCAATAATAACCCCATCGCCATCAATATAAGTGGGACTCAGATTACCACAAATATCTATCCGGGTTGGCAAACTCTAGCAGCAGAAACCGTCAACGGAGTCAATCAAGTTTTGTGGAAATATAACGATGGTAATTATCTGCATCTGTGGAGTTTAGATAGTAACTGGAATTGGCAATCTTCCACCGGATGGTGGGGATTAAACTCATCGGAAGCTTTCACCCAAGAAACCAACTTCCAACAAGACTTTAACGGTGATGGAATCATCGGTCAACCCTACACCACAATCGAAACTTTCGGTAACACCAAATTAGTCCAAGACACAACTAACAAACTTTACGCTCAAATTGGCAATAATAACCCCACTGCCATCAATATAAGTGGGACTCAGATTACCACAAATACCTATTCAGGTTGGCAAACTCTAGCAGCAGAAACCGTCAACGGAGTCAATCAAGTTTTGTGGAAATATAACGATGGTAATTATCTGCATCTGTGGAGTTTAGATAGTAACTGGAATTGGCAATCTTCCACTGGATGGTGGGGATTAAACTCATCGGAAGCTTTTACTCAAGAAACCAACTTCCAACAAGATTTTAATAGCGATGGAGTCATTGGTCAACCCTTCACCCCAATCGAAACTTTCGGTAACACCAAATTAGTCAAAGACGCGACTAACAAACTTTACACCCAAATTGGCAATAATAACCCCATCGCCATTAAAATTGGTGCCACTCAGATTACCACAAATATCTATCCGGGTTGGCAAACTCTAGCAGCAGAAACCGTCAACGGAGTCAATCAAGTTTTGTGGAAATATAACGATGGTAATTATCTGCATCTGTGGACATTAGATAGTAATTGGAATTGGCAATCTTCCACTGGATGGTGGGGATTAAACTCATCGGAAGCTTTTACTCAAGAAACCAACTTCCAACAAGATTTTAATGGTGATAATCAGATTGGTAATCCCTTACCCAATATAGCTAGTAGTCTAGCAGTTTCTGCTAACGTCCCAGAACCCATTATCGGGTCATCAAACGATGATATTCTCACTGGTACTCTGGACAATGATATTCTAATTGGTGGCTTAGGTAAGGATACCATAACAGGGGGTGCAGGTAGCGATCAATTCACCTTTAACAACCGCAATGAAGGGATTGATACAATTACTGATTTTCTCTCCAGTCAGGGGGATAAAATTGCTCTCTCTGCTGCGGGTTTTGGCGGTGGTTTAGCCGCAGGAGTTGCGATTACAGCCGCTCAATTTGTATTAGGAACAACTGCATTAAATGCCAGCAATCGCTTAATTTATAATACAATCACTGGAGGACTATTCTTTGATGGGGACGGGACAGATACACTAGCAGCTATTCAAATTGCAACTCTTAGTTCTAAACCGAGTATTTCCGCCTCTGATATATTTGTATTAGTTTAA
- a CDS encoding DUF4351 domain-containing protein, with translation MTNNIDHDRLFKELISTFFVEFIELFFPELMDYLDRDSITFLDKEVFTDVTEGERHESDLVAQVKFRGKESFFLIHVEAQESSRKWFNRRMFTYFARFHEKFVLPIYPIVIFSYSKPKREAISQYVVDFPDFKVLEFNYQVVQLNRLNWRDFLNQSNPVASALMAKMNIAEKERAKVKAECLRLLITLRLNPAKMQLISGFIDTYLNLNPVEEIQFQEEISTFSQPVQEGVMQITTSWMRQGIEQGIEQGIEQGIEREKTLILRLLKRKLGEINPSLETKIMELSIDDVEVLGEALFDFSRVEDLITWLNTL, from the coding sequence ATGACTAATAATATTGACCATGACCGCTTATTTAAGGAGTTAATCTCCACCTTTTTTGTCGAATTTATCGAGTTATTTTTTCCTGAATTAATGGATTATTTAGATAGGGACTCGATTACTTTTTTAGACAAAGAAGTATTTACCGATGTCACGGAAGGAGAAAGACATGAAAGCGATTTAGTCGCACAGGTTAAGTTTCGAGGAAAAGAATCTTTTTTTCTGATTCATGTAGAGGCGCAGGAAAGTTCGCGAAAGTGGTTTAATCGGCGAATGTTTACTTATTTTGCTCGCTTTCATGAGAAATTTGTCTTACCGATTTATCCCATTGTAATTTTTTCTTATTCAAAGCCAAAAAGAGAAGCGATTAGTCAATATGTAGTCGATTTTCCCGATTTTAAGGTATTAGAATTTAACTATCAAGTAGTGCAATTAAATCGATTAAATTGGCGAGATTTTCTCAATCAGTCGAATCCGGTTGCTTCAGCTTTGATGGCTAAGATGAACATTGCCGAGAAAGAGCGAGCCAAGGTAAAAGCGGAATGTCTGCGCTTGTTAATTACTTTAAGGTTAAATCCTGCGAAAATGCAATTAATTTCTGGATTTATTGATACTTATCTCAATCTAAATCCGGTCGAAGAGATACAATTTCAAGAAGAGATTAGCACATTTAGTCAACCCGTACAGGAGGGAGTTATGCAAATTACCACCAGTTGGATGCGTCAAGGTATTGAACAAGGTATTGAACAAGGTATTGAACAAGGTATTGAACGGGAAAAGACATTGATTCTTCGCCTACTTAAACGCAAGTTAGGGGAGATTAATCCTTCATTGGAAACTAAAATTATGGAGTTAAGTATTGATGATGTCGAAGTATTAGGAGAAGCTTTATTCGATTTCTCTAGGGTTGAAGATTTAATCACTTGGTTAAATACTTTATAA
- a CDS encoding DUF4351 domain-containing protein, with translation MTNNIDHDRLFKELISTFFVEFIELFFPELMDYLDRDSITFLDKEVFTDVTEGERYESDLVAQVKFRGKESFFLIHVEAQESSRKWFNRRMFTYFARFHEKFVLPIYPIVIFSYSKPKREAISQYVVDFPDLKVLEFNYQVVQLNRLNWRDFLNQPNPVASALMAKMNIAEKERAKVKAECLRLLITLRLDAARMQLISGFIDTYLNLNPVEERQFQEEISTFSQPVQEGVMQITTSWMRQGIEQGIEREKTLIIRQLKRKLGEINPSLETKIMELSIDDVEALGEALFDFSTVEDLINWLNTLTA, from the coding sequence ATGACTAATAATATTGACCATGATCGCTTATTTAAGGAGTTAATCTCCACCTTTTTTGTCGAATTTATCGAGTTATTTTTTCCTGAATTAATGGATTATTTAGATAGAGACTCGATTACTTTTTTAGACAAAGAAGTATTTACCGATGTCACGGAAGGAGAAAGGTATGAAAGCGATTTAGTCGCACAAGTTAAGTTTCGAGGAAAAGAATCTTTTTTTCTGATTCATGTAGAGGCGCAGGAAAGTTCTCGAAAGTGGTTTAACCGGCGAATGTTTACTTATTTTGCTCGCTTTCATGAGAAATTTGTCTTACCGATTTATCCGATTGTAATTTTTTCTTATTCAAAGCCAAAAAGAGAAGCGATTAGTCAATATGTAGTCGATTTTCCTGATTTAAAAGTCTTAGAATTTAATTATCAAGTAGTGCAGTTAAATCGATTAAATTGGCGAGATTTTCTCAATCAACCGAATCCGGTTGCTTCAGCTTTGATGGCGAAGATGAACATTGCTGAGAAAGAGCGAGCTAAGGTAAAAGCGGAATGTCTGCGCTTGTTAATTACTTTAAGGTTAGATGCGGCAAGAATGCAATTAATTTCCGGATTTATTGATACATATCTCAATCTAAATCCAGTGGAAGAGAGACAATTTCAAGAAGAGATTAGCACATTTAGTCAACCCGTACAGGAGGGAGTTATGCAAATTACCACCAGTTGGATGCGTCAAGGTATCGAACAAGGTATTGAACGGGAAAAGACATTGATTATTCGTCAACTTAAACGCAAGTTAGGGGAGATTAATCCTTCATTAGAAACTAAAATTATGGAGTTAAGTATTGATGATGTCGAAGCATTAGGAGAAGCTTTATTCGATTTCTCTACGGTTGAAGATTTAATCAATTGGTTAAATACTTTAACTGCCTAG
- a CDS encoding DNA cytosine methyltransferase, whose amino-acid sequence MKHRPIAIDLFAGCGGMSLGLEAAGFDIAIAVEFDAVHSLVHHFNFPYCQTICRDIAKVTSREILDLLKLKGYATDVSLIAGGPPCQGFSLIGKRQIDDPRNSLVFQYLRIVKEIKPKYFIFENVPGMATGKHKQFLEELISEFEAIGYKIDQPIKILDASEYGAPQKRRRLILIGSRKDVTMATYPAILSGEKSAFTSVYDAISDLELIPAFIDTDLGIPASKLDYSGKRKKYSVQPRDIFKLCHQRTVDTKIYGHIGSVHTQKSIDRFIVTEPGTVEPKSRFLKLSPTGLCNTLRAGTNSDKGAYTAPRPIHYSIPRCITVREAARLHTFPDWFQFHRTIWHGFREIGNAVIPLLSKELGDAVMRAMNVNTANLNRVILEKMPAELLLYNMSQASNYWGISDDVIPKRKRGVSQRLVSI is encoded by the coding sequence GTGAAACATAGACCAATTGCGATCGATTTATTTGCTGGCTGTGGTGGGATGTCCCTTGGTTTAGAAGCGGCAGGATTTGATATTGCTATAGCAGTAGAATTTGATGCAGTGCATTCCTTGGTTCATCATTTTAATTTTCCTTACTGTCAAACTATTTGCCGGGATATAGCCAAAGTAACCAGTAGGGAAATATTAGACTTATTAAAACTAAAAGGCTATGCCACCGATGTTAGTTTAATTGCTGGTGGTCCCCCCTGTCAAGGTTTTTCACTTATTGGCAAACGACAAATAGATGATCCTAGAAATTCCCTAGTATTTCAATATCTGCGAATTGTCAAGGAAATTAAACCCAAGTATTTTATCTTTGAAAATGTCCCCGGCATGGCTACGGGTAAACATAAACAATTTTTAGAGGAATTAATCTCTGAATTTGAAGCTATTGGCTATAAAATTGATCAACCAATTAAAATCCTTGATGCTAGTGAATACGGCGCACCTCAAAAGCGCAGAAGATTAATCTTAATTGGTAGTCGAAAAGACGTGACAATGGCTACATATCCTGCTATTTTGTCAGGAGAAAAATCAGCTTTTACCAGCGTCTATGATGCCATCTCAGATTTAGAATTAATACCGGCCTTTATCGATACTGATTTAGGCATACCCGCATCAAAATTAGATTATAGTGGCAAGAGGAAAAAATATTCAGTGCAGCCAAGGGATATTTTTAAACTTTGCCATCAAAGAACAGTAGATACAAAAATTTATGGACATATAGGCTCAGTTCATACTCAAAAATCAATTGATAGATTTATCGTAACCGAACCGGGTACAGTGGAGCCAAAAAGTCGCTTTTTAAAGCTTTCCCCCACTGGATTATGCAATACTCTCCGCGCCGGAACAAATAGTGACAAAGGGGCTTATACTGCTCCTAGACCTATTCACTATTCTATTCCCCGTTGTATTACTGTTCGAGAAGCTGCCAGACTGCATACATTCCCCGATTGGTTTCAGTTTCACCGCACAATATGGCATGGTTTTCGTGAGATTGGTAATGCGGTTATTCCGCTATTATCGAAAGAACTTGGTGATGCTGTGATGAGAGCAATGAACGTCAATACTGCCAATCTCAACCGAGTTATTTTAGAAAAAATGCCAGCCGAATTATTACTATATAATATGTCTCAGGCATCAAACTATTGGGGAATCTCTGATGATGTTATCCCGAAAAGAAAACGAGGTGTCTCTCAGAGGTTGGTCAGTATTTAA
- a CDS encoding S8 family serine peptidase, whose amino-acid sequence MDRYHLTAAGLLMMKRGFWFVVGLVVTIILLPSLVLSNSIGEQGIYADRLRAEPYNLLGRKIAIGQVEIGRPAQFGYDKVAAWQPPYKLAGVFFRDQIAKPNTYLDNHAAMVATVMVSDDKKIPGVAPKARLYSGAVGSLRRGGQPEECLASQNIARQNSGDVRAINFSFGESLQRDQRQEAKLDGQALLTQCVDWSSRVDDVLYVIAGNQGKGGIPIPTDHFNGITTAYTAKREGKFTKVDFANISALPVGIGRSLIKREINDGSRRSINLVAPGNKIELYDLKGKLNTVSGTSFAAPHITASVALLQEYGDQQINQKNPHWSVDSRHHQVMKAVMLNAADKIKDTGDGLRLGMRRTVLTKDQKTWLESDAYKDPKIPLDMQMGTGHLNTFRAYQQFSNGQWSATESIPAIGWDYGTVTANSYQDYALEKPLKANSFVSITLAWDRLVELIDTNRNNLYDLDESFRDRGLNNLDVYLLPAQEDNNTKYTCASLSDSDSLEHIFCPVPISGNYKIRVQYRQQVNEKEQAFALAWWTVTE is encoded by the coding sequence ATGGATCGATATCACCTTACCGCCGCAGGATTGCTGATGATGAAAAGAGGGTTTTGGTTTGTCGTCGGGTTAGTAGTAACGATAATTCTGCTTCCTTCCCTAGTTCTTTCTAATTCCATCGGTGAACAGGGAATTTATGCCGATCGCCTGCGGGCAGAACCCTATAATTTATTAGGACGAAAAATTGCCATCGGTCAAGTGGAAATCGGCCGACCGGCTCAGTTCGGTTATGATAAAGTGGCAGCTTGGCAGCCTCCCTATAAATTAGCTGGTGTTTTTTTTCGCGATCAAATTGCCAAACCCAACACCTATCTAGATAATCACGCCGCTATGGTGGCAACGGTGATGGTCAGTGATGATAAAAAAATCCCCGGAGTGGCCCCAAAAGCGAGATTATATTCGGGGGCGGTGGGTTCTTTGCGACGCGGCGGACAACCGGAAGAATGTCTTGCTAGTCAAAATATTGCCCGACAAAATAGCGGTGATGTGCGGGCGATTAACTTTAGTTTTGGGGAATCCTTGCAAAGAGATCAGCGACAGGAAGCAAAATTAGATGGTCAAGCTTTATTAACTCAATGTGTTGATTGGTCATCGCGAGTTGATGATGTTCTTTATGTAATTGCAGGTAATCAAGGTAAGGGAGGAATTCCGATTCCCACCGATCATTTTAACGGCATTACTACCGCTTATACAGCCAAAAGAGAAGGAAAATTCACTAAAGTTGATTTTGCTAATATTAGTGCTTTGCCAGTGGGTATTGGTCGCAGTTTAATTAAACGGGAAATTAATGATGGTTCCCGGCGGTCAATTAATTTAGTTGCCCCCGGCAATAAAATAGAGCTTTATGACCTCAAAGGTAAATTAAATACTGTTAGTGGCACCAGTTTCGCCGCCCCTCATATTACGGCATCGGTGGCACTTTTACAAGAATACGGCGATCAACAAATTAATCAAAAAAATCCCCATTGGAGTGTCGATTCTCGTCATCATCAAGTGATGAAGGCAGTGATGCTTAATGCTGCCGATAAAATTAAAGATACGGGTGATGGCTTACGGTTAGGTATGAGACGGACAGTCTTAACTAAAGACCAAAAAACTTGGTTAGAGTCCGATGCTTATAAAGACCCGAAAATTCCTTTAGATATGCAGATGGGGACGGGACATCTTAACACTTTTCGTGCCTACCAACAGTTTAGTAATGGTCAATGGTCAGCCACAGAATCTATTCCTGCTATTGGTTGGGATTACGGTACAGTTACCGCTAATAGTTATCAAGATTATGCCCTAGAGAAGCCATTAAAAGCTAATAGTTTTGTTTCGATAACTTTAGCTTGGGATCGTTTGGTAGAACTAATCGATACTAATCGCAATAATCTCTATGATCTCGATGAAAGTTTCCGAGATCGCGGACTGAATAATTTAGATGTTTATCTTTTACCCGCTCAAGAGGATAATAATACTAAATACACCTGTGCTTCCCTGAGTGATAGTGATAGTTTAGAGCATATTTTTTGTCCTGTACCCATCTCTGGAAACTATAAAATTCGGGTTCAATATCGTCAACAAGTTAATGAGAAAGAACAAGCTTTTGCTCTCGCTTGGTGGACAGTAACCGAATAA
- a CDS encoding alpha/beta fold hydrolase encodes MPTIDISGVSHSYELFSPRADKPVLVFIHGWLLSRHYWQPLVDILSPDYPCLVYDLRGFGDSQKITSNSPPSSYNLESYSQDVITLLNRLNLDAAWLVGHSLGGSVALWAADICPDRIKGVICMNAGGGIYLKEEFERFREAGRQILQRRPPWLPRVPFIDLLFSRMMVKQTLSKKWGKQRVIDFVRADYQAALGSLLETTTISEVHLLPQIVSRLPQPVYFLAGKEDTIMEVKYVNHLASFHTLFETGSNVIELSDCGHFAMLEQTAAVAQKMMAILNQHRG; translated from the coding sequence ATGCCGACCATCGACATATCGGGAGTATCCCACAGTTACGAGTTATTTTCGCCCCGAGCGGATAAACCGGTTTTAGTCTTTATACACGGTTGGCTGCTGAGTCGTCACTATTGGCAGCCTTTGGTAGATATTCTCTCCCCGGATTATCCCTGTCTAGTCTATGATCTTCGGGGCTTTGGCGACTCCCAAAAAATCACCTCTAACAGTCCTCCTAGCAGTTATAACCTTGAATCCTACTCCCAAGACGTTATTACCCTTCTTAACCGCTTAAACCTCGATGCTGCTTGGTTAGTTGGTCATTCCCTCGGTGGTAGTGTGGCTTTGTGGGCCGCGGATATCTGTCCTGACCGCATTAAAGGGGTAATCTGTATGAATGCTGGCGGTGGCATCTATCTAAAGGAGGAATTTGAGCGATTTCGGGAAGCCGGAAGACAGATTTTACAGAGAAGACCGCCTTGGTTGCCCCGTGTTCCCTTTATTGATCTTTTATTCTCGCGGATGATGGTCAAGCAAACCCTAAGTAAAAAATGGGGCAAACAGCGAGTGATTGATTTTGTCAGGGCCGATTACCAAGCGGCCCTGGGGTCACTCTTGGAAACCACCACTATCAGCGAAGTTCATCTTTTACCCCAGATTGTCTCCCGTCTCCCGCAACCGGTCTATTTTCTGGCGGGGAAAGAGGATACGATTATGGAAGTTAAGTACGTTAACCATCTGGCCAGTTTTCATACCTTGTTTGAAACTGGCAGCAACGTAATTGAGTTATCCGATTGTGGTCATTTTGCCATGCTCGAACAAACAGCAGCGGTCGCTCAAAAGATGATGGCTATTTTAAATCAGCATCGGGGTTAG